The stretch of DNA GACAAAGCGTGATTACTGAGGGGGATCGGTTATATTTAGAGGAAGAAGTGGGAAAATAATTATATTTACGACCACATATTATTTCGGGTAAAATTAACTATTGGTTTAATTATTTTTTACTAGACCATTAAAACTAACTAAAATACGTAAAGTAGGGATAGAATGTCTAAATCTAGGTCTAACAGGAGAAAAAGCAGGAAAAAGCGCCTTTGGCGTACCTTTGTCCTTTTGATCCTGCTCCTTGTGATTGGAGGCGGGGGATACTTTGCATACGATGTCGCTAACCACGCCAAAAAGGCTACTGATAAGATGTATCAAGAAATTGATCGTGATAAGGTGAAAAATCACCGCACAGAAGAAGTTCAGATTACAAAGGATGCCTTTAATATTCTTTTATTAGGAATTGAGGAGCAAGGGGGCGGCGAAAGAGCTGACGTACAAATGTTAGTTACTGTCAATCCGAAAACAGAGGAAATCTCTATGCTCAGCATCCCGCGTGACACAAGAACAATGGTTCCAGCTGCTGGATATAAAACGAAGATCACTGAGTCTTATAGCTATGGCGGTGTTGAATCAACAATAGAAACAATAGATGAATTGCTCGATGTACCAATTGATTATTATATTACGACTAACTTTGAAGGCTTTGAGGATATTGTGGATACGCTTGGAGGAATTGAAGTCGATGTTCCATTTACATTCAAATCCCAATTAACAGGAAGCTTAAAGTGGAAAACTTTTTACGAAGGACCAATGGAACTAAATGGAAATGAAGCGCTTGCCTACGTAAGGATGAGAAAAAAGGATCCACAAGGTGACAAAGGACGAAACGAAAGACAAAAGCAAGTCATTAAAGCCATTATCGACAAAGGAACCTCCATCAGCTCCATCACAAAAATTAATGATATATTAGGAGACTTGGGTGATAATGTTAAAACAAACATTCCTCCTTCAAAATTTGCTAGCTTCATGAAACTATATACAAAATTAAAAGATACCGAAATTCAAAACCTAGCTATTGAAGGAACTGACGAATATATCAATAATATTTATTACTATATTCCAGATGAAGAATCACTCGCTGAAGTTAGCAAAACCTTAAATGATACTCTAGATAACACGAAAGATAAAAATTTAACTGATAATCAATCTTCACAATCCCAGCAGTCAGAACAAGCGTCAGAACAAGCTGCCAATAATGAAGAATACTAGATTTTGATTTTTAGAGCAGCTCTTTGAAAGAGCTGCTCTTTTTTAGGATGATATCTTGTTTATTAGCTAATCTTTGAATTTATCAGCCTCCCCTTCCTTCTATCGGCCTCCTCTTAATTATTAATTTTCCAATTAATTATTTATAATTCCCTAATAAAAAATGATCCCTATTACATTTTCATAATAATAAATTACTATATTTGCTTTTCTGGGTTGGAACATTAGACAAAATTCGCTAGAATAGGATAAGTAATCAAAACTTTTGTCGACGGAGGGAAAAAAACTTTGAAAAAACTTATTGCTTCCTCGGTTCTTGCTACTGCCGCTTTATTTCCTGCCCTCGTACATGCAGAAAATCTAAATACCCCGGCAAATATGTTAGTAGACCAAAATGTTGAAATTAGAAAAGGCGCAACATCATCATATCCTCTTGTAACTTCTCTTCCATCAGGAAAAAGCGTTACTGTTACCGATGAATTCATGAACTCTATTGGTGAGACTTGGTATCGTGTTGATTTAGGGGATAAACAGGGATGGGGCTTAGCTAGCCATTTCTCATCAAATCCAAATGGAAATAACGGGCTGCAAATCGGAAAAAACGCTGCCATTACTGAAGACAATGTGAATGTTCGAAAAGGAGCGACTACCTCCTATGAAGTCGTTAAGAAGCTATCAAAAGGGACTGTCGTGAAAATTACCGACAGCTTCAAAAATAGCAAAAACGAAGTATGGTACCGCATTGAAGTAGGTTCGACCACTGGCTGGGTTATGCAAAACTATTTGAAGCCAGCAAGTGATTTGAATCCTCCTCCACCAAGTACTGAAACCAAAATCATTCAAGCAGATAAAGCTCCCGTAAGAAAAGGGGCTACCGATGCGTACGGCATTGTTACATATGTTACTAAAAATCAAAAAGTGACGATTATTGATACATTTAAAAATGCCAAGCAAGAAACATGGTATCGAATTGATTTAGGAAAAGTACAGGGCTGGATTCATGAAAGTGCCTTTAAACCAGGTTCGAATCTTCCAAGTCCACCTGAAACAACGGATCCTATTCCTGAGATTGGCAGCTATGTCTATAGTCATCAAAACGGGTTAGATGTAAGAAAAGGAGCGTCTGAAACATACGCATCTGTCAGTAAGCTTTCGCTCAACCAAAAAGTAAAAGTTATCGATCACTTCAGTCATCCAGATGGAGCAACTTGGCTGCGAGTTGAAGTGACTCCTTCCCTAATGGGCTGGATTCCAGCTGGTACGGTTGGTACTTCAGAAGCAATGAATTTAAATTTATATGTAAGTGCAGACGTGGCTAACTTAAGAAGTGGTCCCTCCACAAACGATGCTGTCGTTGATCAAGCAACGAAGGGCACCATGCTAAAAGCCATAAAACAAGTAACAAACGAAAGTGGAGATGTATGGTATCAAGCTGTAACAACCTCCAATAAAACCGTTTGGGTAAGCGCATCCGTTGTATCTACACAACCTGCCATTACAGCAGGAACAACGCTTATTGTTGGAGCAAATAATATATCATTATATTCCGGTGCCTCCACGCAATATAAAGTCACTGAAGTACTTAAATATAATAGCAAAGTAACCGTATTAGGCGATTTTACGAACTCTCTTGGCCAACACTGGATCAACCTTCAAAGCTCAACTGGAAAAAAAGGATGGGTACCTAGCTCTGTAATGGATTCTTTGCATTTAGTCGAGAAAAAACTACTTTCTCCAACCGTAACTACTGTGGATGGAGATCAATTTTTAAACTGGGTGAAGCCAAGTAAATACCCAATTTCTTATCAAGTTCTATCCTCCAATCGCTTAAAGCTGACTGGTGGTATAACAGATGTAGAAATCCCTAAAGAGAAAATCAAGGGTATTCAATCGATAGAATCCTTCTCCTCAGGTGGCGAAAAATCTGTCGTGATTACCTTTGAGCCTGGATATTCCTTTACCTTTAGAGACTATTCAGACAAACTGTCAATCAAAATCGTACCATACGGTCTTCTTGGGAAAAAAATCATTATTGACGCAGGACATGGAGGCAAGGATTCTGGCTCAGTTGGTCCAACTAAATTAAAAGAGAAAGATGTAAACTTAGGAACAGCTTTATTGCTTAAACAAGAGCTTGAAGCATATGGTGCCATTGTTACATTAACACGCAGCACAGATATCTTTTTAGAATTGGACGAAAGAACAACCATTGCCAATAAATCAAATGCGGATGCATTTATTAGTATTCATGCAGATTCTTTCTCTTCCACATCAAATGGATCGACTACATACTATAATTCAACCGTTAACTATAATGGTCCAAGAAGCAAAACAATGGGAGATGCCGTTCAGAAAAACATGATTTCTTCCTTGAAAACTTACAATAGAGGCGTTAAAGAGCAAAACTTCTATGTAAATAGAATGAATCAGCTTCCAAGTATATTAGTAGAACTTGCCTTCATTTCGAATCCGAAGGAAGAAGCTTTACTAAAAACAACGGAATTCCGCAAGAAAGCTGCAGTCGGGATTACGAAAGGCTTAGAAGAATACTTTAACAAGTTCTAAAAACTTGTAATCTATTTCCTGACAGAAATAAATATGATAGTCTACTATATGAACATGAATTGGGGTATTAGGATAAATACCCCAATTTTTTTCTGAATAATACATAGGGGGAAAAAGAATGAACCGGTCTAAAAAACTTATCGTTGCTGGAGCATTAACACTTGGCATTGGGACAGGAGCCATTATATTTACACCCCAAGCAATGAATGCTTCAAGTAATGTAGTCCTAGCAAGTGTTGATTGGGTTACCTCCCAATTAAATCCAATGAAATCGAAAATGACAGAGCTGGAGAATAAGATTGCTTCACAGCAGCAAGAAATTAATAATCTTAAATCCCAAATATCACAAATAGGTACAAATCCTGGTACACCACCGACACAACCGCCAGTTGAAGGAGAGCTTCCTTCTGTCGTTTATGCCAACGCATCCGTTAATATCCATTCTGGTGCATCAAAGAACTATAAAGTTGTTGCTACTAGAGCAAAAGGCACTTCATTAAAGGTCATTGATAAATTTAATGCAGCAACAGGTCTTTGGTACCGAGTTGAGCTCTCCTCTACTTTAAAAGGATGGGTTTTCTCAAATGATGTATCAGTAAATAAACCTAGTACGAGCACACCTACTCAGGTTGTTACATTTGGGGATGTTCATTTGCGTAAAGGAGCAACAACAACCTATCCAATCCTTCAAACCCTAAAAAGTGGAACAACATTGAAATACATCTCAACATTCACAAACGCAGCAGGTGAAGTTTGGTATAATGTTGAAACTTCTGCTGGAGTAAAGGGATGGGTATCCGGAACTCTTAGCGAGGTGAAATAAATTGAAAAAATTCATTTCTATCCTTGCTAGTTTACTTTTACTTCTAGTCTATTTACCAACAGACTCTAAAGCTGCTGAACTAGTAAAATATCCGTTCGAAGTAAATGTTTCCGTCTACTTATCAGCTAGTGTAACCTTGACTGTGAATGGAAATTATCAGTTATACAACAAAGATACTGGAGAAATAACGCCCGTACCAAAAGGCACAAGCATTACAGTAAAAAAAGATGGTTCAAACGTATCCGTCAGTATGAATGGATCTAATTTAAATGCTGTAAAAGGCTTTGACTTGCAAGAGCAAATTGGTGACGGTTCATCTTTAGTGAGGGTAAGCAACGGAATTACATACAGAGGCAGCTTCTTTTTAAAGCCTAACGGAAGTAAGATTGAGATTATTAACATACTTGATATGGAAGATTATTTAAAGGGCGTCGTTCCGAGTGAAATGCCTGCATCCTTTCCTAAGGAAGCACTAAAGGCCCAAGCGATAGCTGCAAGAAGCTATGCTGCTAATACATTGATGCTGACAAGCACCGCATCTAGCCAAGTTTATCGAGGATATACCGGTGAGGATGCAAGAACAAATACTGCAATTAAGGAAACGGAAGGATTGCTAGTAAAATACAATGGCAAGCCCATCCAAGCATTTTTCTTTTCAACTAGCGGCGGCAAAACGGCAAATGTAGGCGATGTTTGGAATTCGAAACAAGAGCAATACCCATACCTTGTATCTGTAGACGATCCATATGAATCGTCCCCGTTCAGTAATTGGAGCGAAACATTCACTCCTGAGACTCTTTTAAAATCATTTGGGTTTAAGGATCTATCAGCTCAAATCTATGATATCACCTTGTCAAAAACAGGTGCGAACGGAGAAGTAAGTGGCGTTACATTAAAAACCTCTGCAGGGGATAAAACGGTAACTGGGAATGAATCTGTCATTCGAAGCTACTTCCCTATAAGTAACCCACAGCTTTATAATAAATTGCAATCTAATTGGTTCGACATACAGACAAATGGCTCGGCTGCAGAAAATCTATCTGTACAAACTTCTAGCGGAACATCAGACCTTGGCGATATAAAAGGCCAAAAAGTGCAAACCGCAAATGGTGAAGTAACACTAACAGATTCTAAAGTTTCCATCCAAACAGCAAATGGAGTTATCACCAACGAAGGAACAACAGGAAACATTACTTCTATTACCCTAAACGGAAAAGGCTGGGGACACCGCATCGGCATGAGCCAATACGGAGCTAAAGGATTTGCAGAAAAAGGCTGGACGGCTGAGCAAATACTTACCCACTACTTCCAAGGAACAACCGTATCGAAATAGTAAGTCTTAATAAAATCGGCATCTTTGCCGGTTTCTTTTTTTGGGGGTTATTATTACATAGATTGTTATTGGGATATTACCTCAGCTTGAGGACAACTTGCGCTTTTTTGTGGATAATTGGCTTCGTTCACACTGTTTAAGGAAAACTCAAGCCTTTTTGGGGATAATAGTCCTCTTTCACACTATTTGAGGAAAACTCGAGCCTTTTTGTGGATAATTGGCTTCGTTCACACTGTTTGAGGAAAACTCGAGCCTTTTTGTGGATAATTGTCTCGGTCACACTGTTTGAGGAAAACTCGAGCCCTTTTTCGGGGATACTTTCCGTAATTATTGCATTTTTTCATCTATCTTTCCTAAGCTGAACTTATAGAAGCCCGAACTTCTTAAGAAAATCGATAATTTTTTATAAAATCTAACTTTTTCAGGTTATTTTTTAAGTGTAGCAGTTAATTTTTCAATAATATCGGTCAGTTTCCGTTTATATCGGTCACTTCACGAAATTTATCCGCGGGAATTTAATTATATCCGCGACTTTAGGCAATATATCCGCCAAATATTATTTATATCCGCCACCTTGGCCTCTTTGAGGACAATTCGAGATATTTTTCGGGGATAACTGGCTTCTTTCTCGCTTTATGTGGACAACTCGAGGCCTTTTTGGGGATAATCGGCTTCTTTCTCTCTTTAAGTGGATAACTTAAGCCCCTTTTGAAGGCTGAGTTTGCTACATTCTCACACATTGTGGACATCTAAGCCCCTTATCGTGGATTACTGCCTCTTCATACCATAGAAAAAACCAATCCCTATCAGGAATTGGCCTTTTCTTTTTGCTTCATTTCGATATTTTCAAGAATCTCATCTACAATGCTTTTCCAAGAATATTGATCGATGGCAAGCTTTCTGCCATTTTCACTCATTGCTTGGTACTCTTCGTCTGATACTTTCATTAACTCCTCAATTGCGCCCGCAATCCCCTCAGGGTTTTCTGGAGGAGCAATTTTTCCACAGTGATATTCTTCAAGGATTGCAGCGCTTTCGCCATCACCACAGTATAAAACAGGCTTTCCTGAAGAAATCGCTGGGAATATTTTGGAAGGCCTTGCCCCTTTGAACAGCTCAATATTCCGTAGCGAAACAACGCTGTAATCAGCAATTGAGAACATTTTAGGCATTTCAGATACAGGAACTGAACCGTAAAATGTCACATTATCAAGCGCTAAATCCTCTTTCATTTTTACCAGCTTTTCACGTTCTTGTCCGTCTCCTACAAAGAGGAAATGTACATCGGGCTGATTGTCCTTTAGTAAAAGAGCCGCTTCCAACACAGAATCCAGTCCTTGTGCATAGCCTAATGCTCCAGCATACATAAATACCTTTTTCTCCTGTATGCCAATTTTCTCAAGAAGCTCATGGTCCTTCGGGAGTGGTTTAAATGTATCTGTGTTTACTCCATTTGGAAGAAGAAAGACATCGGCTTCATTCTTCCCTTTTCGAACCATGTAGTCCTTAATTCCTTCTGTCGCTGTAGCAATTTTCCATGATTTCTTATATAGAAATTTTTCCAGCATTTCCGCTAAACGGATAAAGGTTTTATTTTTTAAAATGCCTAATTCAACTGCTGACTCAGGCCAAATATCTGCGACGTTGAAGACGAATTTAGCTCTCTTCATTTTCGCGCCAAGATAACCCGTTATTCCGAGAAAAAGCGGCGGCGAGTTACAGATGATAACATCCGTTGGCTTAGACTTTGCTAATGAATAAAACGCACTAAAAGTGAAGGAAAAATAAGAAGCTAGCCGCTTCCAAAAGCTTCCCTTTGGAGATGGATAAATCCAAGATCGATGAACAGGGATCCCATCCCAATCTTCAAACATATAAAACCTTCCTCGATATTCCTCTGGGATAATCCCATGAGGATGATGAGGAAATGCTGTTATCACTTCCACCTGATGTCCTCTGCTAATTAGCTCTTTGCTCACTTCGTATACACGAATTTGCGGAGCACCTGTTTCAGGGGGAAAATGCTGACATAAGTAAATCACTCTCATTTTCCCATCTCCATTAGTTCACTTTTAATTGCTTAATATAGGCTTCAAGCTTATCTTTAAGATCTGGTCTTTTTAAAGCATAGTCAATTGACGCTTGTAAAAATCCAAACTTATCTCCAACATCATAACGATTTCCTTGAATGATATAAGAGTAAATAGACTCTTTACCTAGCAAGCGATCAATTGCATCGGTTAGCTGAATTTCACCTTTTTTATCTGGTGCTACTTCTTCAAGCAATTCGAAAATAGCTGGTGATAATATATAGCGTCCTACAATGGCTTGAGTAGACGGAGCTTCCTCAATCGCAGGCTTTTCTACTAGACTTTCCACTTTAAAAAGCTCGCCATTTTTTTCGGAGTAATTTACGATTCCATACTTATTAACCTCTGACCGCGGAACCTCATTACAGCCAAGTATGCTTGCTTGGACTTCATTATATTGATTAATCATTTGTTTAAGAGCTGGAACTTCACTATCAACGATATCGTCGCCAAGCAAGACAGCAAATGGCTCATTGCCAATGAATTTTTTTGCACATAATACAGCATGTCCTAAACCAAGCGGTTCTTTTTGACGTACATAATGTATATCAACGAGGTTGGAGATATTCTCAACAATTTCGAGCATGTCATGCTTGCCTGTTCTTTCAAGCAACATTTCTAATTCAACCGATTTATCAAAATGATCCTCGATGGCTCTTTTGCTTCTTCCTGTTACAATGATAATATCCTCAATACCAGATTCCACTGCTTCTTCAATAATATATTGAATCGTCGGCTTATCAACAATTGGAAGCATTTCCTTCGGCTGTGCCTTTGTTGCTGGCAAAAATCTCGTTCCTAACCCTGCAGCAGGAATTACTGCCTTTTTAATCATGATTTCATCCCCTCTTTCAAGGTTTGTCCATAAAGATCTAACATTCCATTTGCATTATCGACCCAGTTATAATTAGCTTTCACATGGTCAATCCCTGCTAGACCCATTTCGGTGCTTTTTTCTTTATTCTCAATTAAAGATAGGATGGCCTTCGCCAATTCTTCAGAATTTTCCTTTGGTACTACGTAGCCAGTCTTTCCTTCCAAAACAACTTCAGGCAGCCCACCGACATTCGAAACGACAACAGGTACTCCACATGCCATTGATTCAACCGCAGCAACACCAAAGCTCTCAGAGTCCTCGGTAGAAGGCACACCGAATACATCCATTTTATTGATATATTCAGGAACCTTATCATTAGGAACCCTGCCTGTAAAAGTCGTGACATGATCAATTTTCAGATCACGCGTCAATTGGATATACTCATCCTTCTGCTTGCCATCCCCAACAATAAGCAGCTTGGAATTTTTCTTGCTTGAGTGGATTGAGGCAAAGGCGTGAATTAAATCACCGATTCCGTATTTATCTTCCAAAGCCTTTACCGTCCCAATCGTGATATGATCATCCGATTTCAAACCTGAAATAGGCTTGAATTTTTCCATATCCACGCCAAATGGAGTGACAAATATTTTTTTACCAGTATACTTATTTGTTTCTTTAGCCATGATATGACTTGTAGAACAAATGACATCCGCTTTTGAAAGCGTATATTCGACAATTTTTCGATTCATACTGCCTTGCTGTGGAAATTGAAATATATCTCTTCCCCATACCGATACGTAGAAAGGCTTATAATTTGCAAGTGCCCCGATAAACCCATAGCTTGATACATAATGCGCATGAAGAATATCCGGCTGGAATTGCTTTAAAATTTTCTTTAAAGCGAAAACACTTGAAATATAGGATAGCTTTCCTGGAAGCAGCTTCGGAAGTGTAATCGTATCAATTTCCTTCGCATTCTCCTCAGAGTAATGATCAAAAAAAGTTACGACCTTCACATTGATACCTTTATTTTTGTAAAATAAGGCCCACTTATGAGTGTGTATTGATTTGCTCGGAGCCAAAATTAATACTTTCATAATTCCTCCTATACAGTGAAACTTCCATCAGTGGGGGTTTTTCGACGCACAGGACATGCTAGTGCCGACGTTGCCACAGGACATGGCGTTCTTAGTTGGCTTTCATCCCCACTGATGGTTAGTTGAACCAATCGGGCCTTTACGGGCAGTTGATTCCCCACTTAGGTTTCTTTGATTCTCTCACAAACTTGAAGTGGGGGTCTTACTGCCCGTTAATCTGCGATACATGCACGCTAGTGCTCGGAACCAGATCTATTTTTATTACTTTTCATTCAAAACTAATGCTTCTTTAACCTTTTCTACCCTAGCCAGCCATGAATGCTTTTGCACAAAGGTATTTTGGATATTTCCCCTGTAATTCGCGGCATTCCTCGCCATCTCTTGAATCGCCCTGGCCATATCCTCTGCCTTATCCTCACAGATTATGCCATATCCATCTGCTTCTATAATTTCTTTTTGTGCCTGACAATAGGTGGCGACGACAGGAAGCTCATTTGATAGATACTCAACTAGCTTAACAGGAACAGCAAAATCATTGTAGGTGCTCCGGAATCTTGGAATATAGGCAAAGTCCATTTCACGGTATAGATCATTTAATGCTTCACCGCTAACATGCTTTACTTCTACACCCAACTCATTTAATCTGGCCTTTTTCTCTTCAGGCAATTGTTTGTATTCATCCTCGCGGCAAACAACCGTTAATTCGGAGACCTTCTCCTGCTTATTGGCCAATTCCAATGCATCAAGCAAAAGGAATAAACCGTAATCCTCATTATTAATGCCGCCTACATAAAGTCCTTGAGAAACTTGCGAGACTTTCTCTTTTCTCACAACTTTCATATCTTTACCGCCTGGAGGAAGCGAGATTTTCTCCTGCTGAATATCGACATACTTGCCCATCGCATCGCTCGGCAAGAAAATGACACGGCAATATTTGTTGTAAAAGCTTTCCTCCATCCGATAAATGGCTTTCATGACTGATTTTTTAACACCTTTTAACGGATAAAGCTCATCAAATTTCCAATACACATCACGGTAAAAAACGCCTACCGGAACATGATGCTGTTTTAGAAATTTCATGACCTTTGTGTCAACAAACGGCTTTTTAGGAATATGCCCTTTGTCTGTCAGCCAGAACGGAATCGTCTGATTTTCCATATAGCAAAACCAAAGATTATCAAGCTTCCCTGCAGCTCGCCATTCTTCAAAGAGAGCATGCCTAGCAGTTGAATTTCCGGATAGCAGCAAAATGTCAACCTTCTCCCTCTCCCCCCATTGCTGGAAGGCTTTCAATATTTCCTTCGGGCGAAGCTTAGAGCCGCTATTGGCATTCTCTGCTACTTCAAATGGATAATATAGCAAAACTGATTTCATCCTGTTTTCTCCTTATCTTTCGTTTCCTGCCGCTTTCCTTTTTGAAAAGTAGGCAAACAAATCTAAACGAAATCTAATAAACAATAACATTCCAACGAATAAGCAAGTGATGAATAGCCATATTGGATTAAATAGAAAATCGGCAAAGCCACCTACTAATGTCCGTGGAATATTGATGGAAAAATAAATAAATAAGCATAAAAAGATTGGATTTTTTGGAAGTCTGATAAAAATAATATAGAGTAGCTGAATAAATATCCCTACATATATCGTTCCAATTATGACCCCTAAATAACCAAAGTTCGCATACGCTTCAGCAATAAACAGAGTATTTAATACTCCGCCTGTCCCATCCTCAATCCGATTTGGAAAAGCATTCGCCATAACAAGCCTTGCCGAGCGGACTTGTTCCACATCAAACCAGCCCGTTATGATAGACGGAAGACTGCTGCCATGCAAAAAAGGAATAGAGTCACCGAATATATCAAAATGCAAAAATGTCGGCGCAATTTGAGCCAGAATGATCCTTCCAATTGGGCCAGACGAATAGGATAAGAAAGCTTCAATATCATTCACGCCCTGAATGAATACATACATGAACACAATTGCCACCGCTCCGATAGCGGATAATGCGAAAATTTTCCCGCGTGTAAGCACCGTTTTTCCAATATAAATTCGAACAAAGATAAACATAATGATATAGAAGAAAATGGGAGACTTTGCCAAATCATATATGTTTATTAGGATCGCACTTCCAAAAAGGGCTAAAAATAAGAAAAACCATTTCAATTGCTTCGTCTTAACTGTATATACATACGCTATTAAGGATAGTAATGGTGTCAGAGCAATTGCAAAAATATTTCTTATTAAGACATTGCCGTTAAAATTACGTGCAGCGTCAATCCGCAGCTTACCAAGCTCAGCGAAATTCCCTTTTAACAATTCAAAAAGCGGGACTTGGTATGTCTTTAATAACGTATAGGCAACAGCTAGCATGCTTATGATTGAAATACCTAGAAAAAGCAAATAAAATTCATTTTTTTGATCAAACGTATTGGCAACTGGTTTTTTCAGGTAGTCAGCAAATTCTCTCTTCGCATTAAAGTTTGCAAGCTTAGATACACCTAGCATCGTTAATGGAAGAAAAACCATGACAAATGATACCGCTGCAAAGCCGATATACCTGCTGCTTTCATGGTCCAGCTTATTAATCATATAGTAATGATCAATATCCAGCACAATAAGCAAGCTTCCGATATAGCTCGATACGAATAAAGAATAGTAAAAAACTAATGAAACTAAATTCGGCTTTGTCAAAGCAAGACTTCCTGACACTCTTTTAAAGAGCATGATAGATAGAATGGATACAATGATCCATACAAATAAAGCCAACATTCGTCAGCACCTACTTTTATGTGTAAATATTTGGGCGGCATCCTGTTAAGCTTCGTAAAAGGATGCCGTCTGTCAAAATTTCATCTGTCGGTCACGATTAATTCTTTTTCGTGACCGGTTTGATGCTTTTTTCATCTTTTCGGTCACGATTAACTCCTTTTCGTGACCGCTTTGGTGCTTTTTTCATCTTTTCGGGCACGATTACTTCCTTTTCGTGACCGGTTTGATGCTTTTTCCATCTTTTCGGGCACGATTAACTCTTTTTCGTGACCGGTTTGGTGCTTTTTTCAACTTTTCGGTCACGATTACTTCTTTTGCGTGACTTCCACAAGGAATAAGGAGGACCGATTTACTTTTTAATTAATTCAACAATTTTTTCAGAAGCCTGACCATCGCCAAATACTTCTTTATATTGAGGGCTAACCTCTTTTTGAACAGCCGCAAGGATTTTCTCCGTGTCGGTTCCTGTTAAAATATTCGCTTCACCTTCAAGCGTCTCTACCCATTCTGTTTGTTCACGAATCGTTACACAAGGAACCTTCATAAAGTAGGCTTCCTT from Cytobacillus dafuensis encodes:
- a CDS encoding glycosyltransferase, producing the protein MKSVLLYYPFEVAENANSGSKLRPKEILKAFQQWGEREKVDILLLSGNSTARHALFEEWRAAGKLDNLWFCYMENQTIPFWLTDKGHIPKKPFVDTKVMKFLKQHHVPVGVFYRDVYWKFDELYPLKGVKKSVMKAIYRMEESFYNKYCRVIFLPSDAMGKYVDIQQEKISLPPGGKDMKVVRKEKVSQVSQGLYVGGINNEDYGLFLLLDALELANKQEKVSELTVVCREDEYKQLPEEKKARLNELGVEVKHVSGEALNDLYREMDFAYIPRFRSTYNDFAVPVKLVEYLSNELPVVATYCQAQKEIIEADGYGIICEDKAEDMARAIQEMARNAANYRGNIQNTFVQKHSWLARVEKVKEALVLNEK
- a CDS encoding glycosyltransferase; amino-acid sequence: MKVLILAPSKSIHTHKWALFYKNKGINVKVVTFFDHYSEENAKEIDTITLPKLLPGKLSYISSVFALKKILKQFQPDILHAHYVSSYGFIGALANYKPFYVSVWGRDIFQFPQQGSMNRKIVEYTLSKADVICSTSHIMAKETNKYTGKKIFVTPFGVDMEKFKPISGLKSDDHITIGTVKALEDKYGIGDLIHAFASIHSSKKNSKLLIVGDGKQKDEYIQLTRDLKIDHVTTFTGRVPNDKVPEYINKMDVFGVPSTEDSESFGVAAVESMACGVPVVVSNVGGLPEVVLEGKTGYVVPKENSEELAKAILSLIENKEKSTEMGLAGIDHVKANYNWVDNANGMLDLYGQTLKEGMKS
- a CDS encoding O-antigen polymerase; translation: MLALFVWIIVSILSIMLFKRVSGSLALTKPNLVSLVFYYSLFVSSYIGSLLIVLDIDHYYMINKLDHESSRYIGFAAVSFVMVFLPLTMLGVSKLANFNAKREFADYLKKPVANTFDQKNEFYLLFLGISIISMLAVAYTLLKTYQVPLFELLKGNFAELGKLRIDAARNFNGNVLIRNIFAIALTPLLSLIAYVYTVKTKQLKWFFLFLALFGSAILINIYDLAKSPIFFYIIMFIFVRIYIGKTVLTRGKIFALSAIGAVAIVFMYVFIQGVNDIEAFLSYSSGPIGRIILAQIAPTFLHFDIFGDSIPFLHGSSLPSIITGWFDVEQVRSARLVMANAFPNRIEDGTGGVLNTLFIAEAYANFGYLGVIIGTIYVGIFIQLLYIIFIRLPKNPIFLCLFIYFSINIPRTLVGGFADFLFNPIWLFITCLFVGMLLFIRFRLDLFAYFSKRKAAGNER